In Theileria parva strain Muguga chromosome 4 map unlocalized ctg_529, whole genome shotgun sequence, one DNA window encodes the following:
- a CDS encoding putative integral membrane protein encodes MMKNTYTFLLYLGFGLFTISSNCFELDIGKTFSYNKGKVEIKVYKDDSNYFYKHKPVKPFLLKELYYFDNLVYFDPLLTSDQLLMSASVLWVSNNPTVIYLNLEKSSVILLNENNSSLSVEAIFSGKTISNINYKSHPDSDNTVDVDIQQTRDYISNSLNVSVKQLHLSGNGLEKFVLRYYDLSSYRLNNLKYGNDGVYGYGRLTTHVIEDAVPGNYGDKKNNFPLNIPNKELIYGVYLYSYNDFPLVVELVYTYNKRVYIAFTFQKRYHRVLMPPINDPSYEKQLFERLNYYTCKNGFKSSIDISKITDKSVDYYNVKNYCIGVNGVESFTKRFHLGFYTHSNKKYRCFEHWPADKSKFYMDQVYYGQSILKFPPLPQHVKFFRVYHQINKRPFLVVFISITDKLTFYGYKNGSWYEDKGSELSRISVSDKFNNSIVKLLDE; translated from the coding sequence ATGATGAAGAatacttacacatttttgttatatttGGGTTTTGGCTTATTTACCATAAGTTCAAATTGTTTTGAACTAGATATTGGAAAAACATTTAGTTACAACAAGGGAAAAGTGGAGATCAAAGTTTATAAAGATGACtctaattatttttacaaacaTAAACCTGTAAAGCCTTTCTTGTTGAAGGAACTGTActattttgataatttggtGTATTTTGATCCTTTGCTAACTAGcgatcaacttttaatGTCTGCTTCTGTTCTTTGGGTGTCAAATAATCCaactgtaatatatttaaatctGGAAAAGTCATCagttatactattaaatgaaaataattcatCGCTATCCGTTGAGGCAATATTCTCGGGGAAAACTATttcaaatataaattacaaatcACATCCAGACTCTGATAACACGGTTGATGTTGACATACAACAAACTCGAGATTACATTAGTAATTCATTGAATGTTTCTGTTAAGCAACTTCATTTATCAGGGAATGGTCTAGAAAAATTCGTATTAAGATACTACGATCTTAGTTCATATAgattaaataatcttaaatACGGAAATGATGGTGTTTATGGGTATGGGAGACTTACAACCCACGTAATAGAGGATGCTGTCCCGGGAAATTATGGAGATAAAAAAAACAATTTCCCCTTAAATATTCCTAACAAGGAACTGATTTATGGAGTATACCTATACAGTTATAATGACTTTCCATTAGTGGTGGAATTAGTTTATACTTATAATAAAAGAGTTTATATTGCTTTTACATTTCAAAAGAGGTATCACAGAGTACTTATGCCACCAATAAATGATCCATCTTATgaaaaacaattatttgaaagattaaattattatacctGTAAGAATGGATTTAAATCTTCAATAGATATTTCTAAGATTACCGATAAATCAGTTGACTACTATAAcgttaaaaattattgcATCGGAGTCAATGGTGTGGAATCATTCACTAAAAGGTTTCATTTAGGTTTTTACACCCACAGTAACAAAAAATACAGATGTTTTGAACATTGGCCTGCAGATAAAAGTAAGTTTTATATGGATCAAGTTTACTACGGTCAATCTATCCTAAAATTTCCCCCGCTTCCCCAACATGTAAAGTTTTTTAGAGTTTATcatcaaattaataaacgACCTTTTTTGGTAGTTTTTATTTCAATTactgataaattaactttttacGGTTATAAAAATGGTTCTTGGTATGAAGATAAAGGAAGTGAATTATCAAGAATAAGTGttagtgataaatttaataattctattgtaaaattacttgATGAGTAG
- a CDS encoding Tp15 (Tp15), giving the protein MHFIASFFILILILVKCLDCADKQSSKQGDESKETDLPSLEGLSLVPYSDSEEEDNFDVNETTETKSQTELKSNQQEETQQTQQQSAQSQPSQLLPQPTQIEQSGTYQHYGPPVFPPQPEPMLYFVPIPTSEPLPLPIQTVQPQPPQYYGPQQYHPGIQYVPYQTLQIPQPQVGPPLPYQPIPYQLPPQPIPYQPQPQHIPYQPQPQIVLAPPSQPMVQPQDVTSQGQIQDQAQETTDKPEEKGAVGESESVRNLRPITYLPKSTPPRFKDLRQKNLPPRHVKKQESKSSFVKLHGDKPTQPIEHKGTTQTPDKVQDQQTGDAAGSGDGQPPSDQPEQPSESGGAEGGDEPENPEDKEEGAVGGAKASLCEKITLMKKNSEGALIEMTEKEYKIIVDSRFKIKFRPFRNLEQVLCDGEIVYWHRSDKPYCSILSFNKKNNAFIIYRPGGFLLIKQKLGKWKPITAPNIPNYVKFYRQGSTGNEVEIVPLNYHLEFTSQASFKYTFKTDVHCSKMVVRNQVVWIKTASEGFPSSMSLTNLENVVILFKGYVRVFKKTPEGYRHLFIKSDAGYHED; this is encoded by the coding sequence atgcATTTTATCGCATCCTTTTttatattgattttaatacttGTAAAATGTTTAGATTGTGCTGATAAACAGAGTAGCAAACAAGGAGATGAATCTAAGGAAACAGATTTGCCCTCACTAGAAGGGTTATCATTAGTTCCATATAGTGACAGTGAAGAAGAGGATAATTTTGATGTAAATGAAACTACTGAAACAAAATCTCAAACAGAACTGAAATCAAATCAACAAGAAGAAACACAACAAACTCAACAACAATCAGCTCAGTCTCAACCAAGTCAATTATTACCACAACCAACTCAAATAGAACAATCTGGTACTTATCAACATTATGGACCTCCAGTTTTTCCTCCACAACCCGAACCAATGCTTTATTTTGTACCAATACCTACATCAGAGCCTCTACCTCTACCAATACAAACGGTTCAACCACAGCCACCACAGTATTATGGACCACAACAATATCATCCAGGAATTCAATACGTCCCATATCAGACGTTACAAATACCTCAACCACAGGTTGGACCACCTCTGCCATATCAACCTATACCTTATCAATTACCGCCACAACCTATACCTTATCAGCCACAGCCACAACATATACCTTACCAACCACAGCCACAAATTGTACTAGCTCCACCATCTCAGCCCATGGTACAACCACAAGATGTAACTAGTCAAGGACAAATTCAAGATCAGGCACAGGAAACTACTGATAAACCTGAAGAAAAGGGGGCTGTTGGTGAAAGTGAATCTGTAAGAAATCTAAGACCAATTACATATTTACCTAAAAGTACACCACCTAGATTTAAAGATTTACGACAAAAAAATTTGCCACCCAGACATGTTAAAAAACAGGAAAGTAAAAGCtcatttgtaaaattacatGGAGATAAACCTACACAGCCCATTGAACATAAGGGTACGACTCAAACACCAGATAAGGTTCAAGATCAACAAACTGGTGACGCTGCTGGATCAGGAGATGGTCAACCACCATCAGACCAACCTGAACAACCTAGTGAATCCGGTGGTGCTGAAGGCGGTGATGAGCCAGAAAACCCTGAGGATAAAGAAGAAGGAGCAGTTGGAGGAGCAAAAGCAAGTTTGTGTGAAAAAATTACTCTGATGAAAAAGAATTCTGAAGGGGCGTTGATTGAAATGACTGAGAAAGAGTACAAAATTATAGTTGATAGTCGAttcaaaataaaatttagaCCTTTTAGAAACCTTGAACAAGTATTGTGTGACGGTGAAATTGTTTATTGGCATAGATCTGACAAACCATATTGCAGCATCTTGTCATTCAACAAAAAAAATAATgcttttattatttatcgtCCAGGAGGATTCCTTCTAATAAAACAGAAATTAGGAAAGTGGAAACCAATAACAGCACCTAATATTCCAAATTACGTGAAATTTTACAGACAAGGTTCAACGGGAAATGAAGTTGAAATTGTtccattaaattatcaccTTGAATTTACGTCACAGGCATCGTTTAAGTATACATTCAAAACAGATGTGCATTGTAGCAAAATGGTGGTTAGAAATCAAGTAGTTTGGATAAAAACGGCTAGCGAAGGATTTCCATCATCTATGAGTTTAACTAATTTAGAAAATGTcgttattttattcaaagGTTATGTTCGagtatttaaaaaaacGCCTGAAGGTTATAGACATCTATTCATTAAATCAGATGCTGGGTACCATGAAGATTAA
- a CDS encoding SVSP family protein (Tp31) gives MNLCAVYIYGIIFILVGYVYSADNNNDQTSESGIKYIDDGSDEQGENFQVTERSMKPEGSEDVEEVKSATPQPTIKILRRPPQQITQPTKDKKTEPEPILYYVPQSLQSPQTYQLVSIPPIQPPPAPVPGKPSKYYVLSEKTNMYGEHIPIPVSYLEYIPVKQPVIYFIPVGVAPPYSPHQSPFVTYPVLTTQPSSRRGESQHPNLEPPTLKPNVAPGKYKHQVDEPRVPRKTIQILRRPSRPHEQTKDSTTPEPPKTDQVSGEQPSQPSDQKPQPSGEPSEPLQPERIPVELGSDEEESEDEGDKEGAAGGDGGEGDEEEEISSKTEEICKEIVLFKKDSDGNIIPMTENDYKKIISTEYENNYEFLANLEEVKCDGESVYSHIDGKFYPLSLTYKKPNNSFIIAFEDSFLRIKRRKGEWMTKSKKFKKHLKIYIKDEKGNEVEGGEEDDFYRITFNKAIKYKFKPGKKCNKIVFGDKLIWEKTPSDDYPIGFSINDRLNVVVFFEKYFKTFAKRSQGYRLKYTQGK, from the coding sequence atgaatttatGTGCAGTATACATATATGGaataatattcatattaGTTGGATATGTGTATTCCGcggataataataatgatcAAACTAGTGAATCtggaataaaatatatagaTGATGGAAGTGATGAGCAAGGCGAAAATTTTCAGGTAACTGAAAGATCTATGAAACCTGAAGGATCTGAAGATGTTGAGGAAGTAAAATCAGCTACTCCTCAACCAACTATAAAGATACTACGTAGACCACCCCAACAAATAACTCAACCGACTAAGGATAAAAAAACAGAACCTGAAcctatattatattacgTGCCTCAATCTTTACAATCACCTCAAACTTATCAGTTAGTATCAATTCCACCTATTCAACCTCCACCAGCGCCAGTTCCAGGAAAACCTtcaaaatattatgtaCTATCAGAAAAAACAAATATGTATGGAGAACATATACCAATTCCTGTTAGTTATTTGGAGTATATACCAGTAAAACAACCTGTAATCTATTTTATACCAGTTGGTGTAGCCCCTCCGTACTCTCCACATCAATCACCTTTCGTTACTTATCCAGTTTTAACAACACAACCAAGTTCTCGACGTGGTGAATCTCAACATCCAAACCTCGAACCTCCAACTCTTAAGCCAAATGTAGCACCCGGGAAATACAAACATCAAGTTGATGAACCTAGGGTTCCCAGAAAAACTATACAAATATTGCGCAGGCCGTCTCGACCTCATGAACAGACTAAAGATTCTACAACTCCAGAACCGCCTAAAACAGATCAAGTATCTGGAGAACAACCTTCACAACCTAGTGATCAAAAGCCTCAACCTTCAGGTGAACCAAGTGAACCATTACAACCTGAACGTATTCCAGTCGAACTAGGATCTGATGAGGAGGAGTCTGAAGATGAAGGAGATAAAGAAGGAGCAGCTGGTGGAGATGGTGGTGAAGGAGATGAGGAAGAGGAGATATCATCTAAAACAGAAGAAATATGTAAAGaaattgtattatttaaaaaagaTTCTGATGGTAACATAATACCAATGACAGAAAATGAttacaaaaaaataataagtaCTGAATATGAAAACAATTATGAATTTCTGGCAAATCTTGAGGAAGTAAAGTGTGATGGCGAAAGTGTTTATAGTCACATTGATGGTAAATTTTATCCATTATCTTTAACATATAAAAAACCTAATAATTCATTTATCATTGCTTTTGAAGATTCATTTCTCCGTATCAAGAGGCGTAAAGGTGAGTGGATGACAAAATCAAAGAAATTTAAGAAACAtcttaaaatatacataaaaGATGAAAAGGGAAATGAAGTTGAAGGTGGTGAAGAAGATGATTTTTATAGAATAACTTTTAATAAAGCTATTAAGTATAAGTTCAAGCcaggtaaaaaatgtaataaaattgtgtttggagataaattaatttggGAAAAAACACCTAGTGATGATTATCCCATTGGATTTTCTATCAACGATAGATTGAATGTTGTAGTTTTTTTcgaaaaatactttaaaacATTTGCAAAACGTAGTCAAGGATATAGACTAAAATATACCCAAGGCAAATAA
- a CDS encoding SVSP family protein, producing the protein MCVIIFKIPHELAINSNQIMNKCLIYLYLLTFIIIVYVQCSDKPNDKSTNKGISLVSYTDSEEEGEGENFEVAEGTIESTKTTERDQQIIQPEQTDLSTHPQQKIPYNIPQPYYPGYIPPPYPPYQPQQYAPPPIRPIQPYQPITQPGQYYPPPPIRPVQPYQPQQYAPPPIRPIQPYQPYQPYQPQPTQPYPTHQPYQPYYPGYIPPPYQPPTPESTDEIDESSESRVHYKIDKGSEMTVEKIRRCESIKFYKRDENGEVVRMSDKDYKKLFEDHNLCKYEFYEDLEEVKFDNETVYCHMLGKAYCNSLTYNKLKNKFIVRNKDGFIECKFDKGQWKTGFKGIPDYVKFYRNVQGNLVAMTNQHYCIEFNSIGSIMYQFRPGIKCCKVVVRGQVAWEKYDSERYPTAASLTRSNDVIMYFGNTCKVYVKRSSTNQYVFKCKKRNSRSKRS; encoded by the coding sequence ATGTGCGTTATAATTTTCAAGATCCCCCATGAATTAGCAATAAATTCCAAtcaaataatgaataaatgtttaatatatttatatctACTAACAttcataataattgtatatgTACAATGTTCTGATAAGCCTAATGATAAATCAACTAACAAAGGTATTAGTTTAGTATCATATACTGATAGTGAAGAGGAAGGGGAAGGCGAAAATTTTGAGGTGGCAGAAGGAACAATAGAAAGTACCAAAACTACTGAAAGGGatcaacaaattattcaacCTGAACAAACAGACTTGTCAACTCATCCCCAACAAAAAATTCCTTACAATATCCCTCAACCATATTATCCTGGATATATACCTCCACCTTATCCACCATATCAACCTCAGCAATATGCACCACCCCCTATAAGACCAATTCAACCATATCAACCAATAACCCAACCAGGGCAGTATTATCCGCCGCCCCCTATAAGACCAGTTCAACCTTATCAACCTCAGCAATATGCACCACCCCCTATAAGACCAATTCAACCATATCAACCATATCAACCATATCAACCTCAACCCACTCAACCTTATCCAACTCATCAACCTTATCAACCATATTATCCTGGATATATACCTCCGCCTTATCAACCTCCAACTCCAGAATCTACTGATGAAATTGACGAATCAAGCGAATCTAGAGTGcattataaaattgataagGGGTCCGAAATGACTGTAGAAAAAATCAGAAGATGTGAatcaattaaattttataagaGAGATGAAAATGGTGAAGTAGTTAGGATGTCTGATAAAgattacaaaaaattatttgagGACCATAATTTATGCAAATATGAGTTTTATGAAGATCTTGAGGAAGTTAAGTTTGATAATGAAACTGTTTATTGTCACATGTTAGGAAAGGCTTATTGCAATTCACTAACTTATAATAAACTCAAGAATAAGTTTATTGTTAGGAATAAAGATGGATTCATTGAATGCAAATTTGACAAGGGCCAATGGAAAACAGGTTTCAAGGGTATTCCAGATTACGTTAAGTTTTATAGAAATGTTCAAGGTAATCTTGTTGCAATGACTAATCAACATTATTGTATTGAATTTAATTCAATTGGATCAATTATGTATCAATTTAGGCCAGGTATAAAGTGCTGTAAAGTTGTTGTTAGAGGACAAGTGGCATGGGAAAAGTATGATTCGGAAAGATACCCTACCGCAGCCTCCCTTACTAGAAGTAATGATGTCATAATGTACTTCGGTAACACATGTAAAGTATATGTGAAAAGGTCTAGTACCAATCAATATGTGTttaagtgtaaaaaaagAAATTCGAGAAGTAAACGcagttaa
- a CDS encoding SVSP family protein, with amino-acid sequence MNLCIAYVYLLILIIVGCVKCADKPNQLSNDKQSSKKDRDTNNKDNKPLRLVEYGDNEDSDPLKLVEYSDSDEEEDFENFEVTETRDEHEGIDTAESQATERPELQKQEPKSPETTEQLQPKDDKTVDKSDQDLLKQKGFSQPTQPEPENMVPGETPKYYLFSAIPDQNGQHKLIPITYLEYIPPVQQPVQYYLPQQTMPMVGPYLTVPGAQYEFYGPEQPIIYYAPTYQDQQFYGPPLAGNEFQHQFYGPPNYCPEQPVPDQSKGDKQDQPPAQQPSECDKPEEQNGEPGEEGAVGGAEDDEDNGSEGGDEEDNFDVTETIGQTQDPEGDKKEAYCKEIKFFKINDKGKLDLMNEEEFKIEYSSTNLVRYLLKGNLEVLMCNDEVVYTHVYLTEYSITITYDKIPNTFIIEFPDFFLVVFLVRGSWRLQKRRRPDLKLFKEDVTGKEIEMTSEDYKIRLSSRRSFKIIIMKNVHCTKVIVNNLVAWKKTDDDTDLCGFGLTSGNYIVFFFRGYIRVLVVKNGRYKLCYTKPNRKYL; translated from the coding sequence ATGAATTTGTGTATAGCATACGTATATctactaatactaataatagtCGGATGTGTTAAATGTGCTGATAAACCTAATCAGCTGTCAAACGACAAACAAAGCTCAAAAAAAGACCGagatactaataataaagataataaaCCTTTGAGATTAGTAGAATATGGTGATAATGAAGATAGTGATCCTTTGAAATTAGTAGAATATAGTGACagtgatgaagaagaagattttgaaaatttcgAAGTGACAGAAACTAGAGATGAACATGAAGGTATTGATACAGCAGAAAGTCAAGCTACTGAAAGACCTGAACTACAGAAGCAAGAACCTAAATCACCTGAGACAACTGAACAGTTACAACCTAAAGATGATAAAACTGTTGATAAAAGTGATCAAGATCTATTAAAACAAAAGGGTTTTAGTCAACCTACACAACCAGAACCAGAAAACATGGTTCCAGGAGAAACACCTAAATATTATCTTTTTTCTGCCATACCTGATCAAAACGGCCAACACAAACTCATTCCAATTACTTATTTGGAATACATACCTCCTGTTCAACAACCTGTACAGTACTATTTACCTCAACAAACAATGCCTATGGTTGGACCATATTTAACAGTACCAGGAGCTCAATATGAATTTTATGGTCCAGAACAAcctataatttattatgcACCAACATATCAGgatcaacaattttatgGACCTCCTTTAGCAGGAAACGAATTTCAACATCAATTTTATGGACCTCCTAACTACTGTCCTGAACAACCAGTTCCAGATCAATCAAAGGGAGATAAACAAGACCAACCTCCTGCTCAACAACCTAGTGAATGTGACAAACCAGAAGAACAGAATGGTGAGCCTGGAGAAGAAGGAGCAGTTGGAGGAGCTGAAGATGACGAAGACAACGGGTCTGAAGGTGgagatgaagaagataattttgatgtAACTGAAACTATTGGGCAAACTCAGGATCCTGAAGGTGATAAAAAGGAAGCTTATTGTAAGGAAATcaagttttttaaaataaatgataaagGAAAATTGGATCTAATGAATGAAGAAGAGTTCAAAATTGAATATTCAAGTACAAATTTGGTAagatatttattaaaaggGAATCTAGAagtattaatgtgtaacgATGAAGTCGTTTATACTCATGTATATTTAACTGAATATTCCATTACAATTACTTATGATAAAATCCCCAATACATTTATAATTGAGTTTCCGGATTTTTTTCTTGTAGTTTTTTTGGTTAGAGGCAGTTGGAGATTACAAAAACGAAGACGCCCTGATCTCAAACTTTTTAAAGAGGATGTCACCGGTAAAGAGATTGAAATGACCTCTGAAGATTACAAAATTCGGTTGAGTTCAAGGAGGTCGTTTAAAATcataataatgaaaaatgtCCATTGCACTAAAGTTATTGTCAACAATCTAGTTGCATGGAAAAAAACGGATGATGATACTGATCTTTGTGGATTTGGTCTAACTTCTGGAAATTATATAGTCTTTTTTTTCAGAGGGTATATAAGAGTATTAGTTGTAAAGAATGGGCgttataaattatgttatacCAAACCAAAtagaaaatatttataa